Sequence from the Arvicola amphibius chromosome 3, mArvAmp1.2, whole genome shotgun sequence genome:
cctgcaCACTCCGCTACCTTGACttgcttttttcttccatttcaaaCATGAActagatatgggggggggggcgtgcttAGTGGCAGAACATGTACTTAGCATGTGCAAAGGCACTGTTTTGATCCttgactttaaaacaaacaaaagaccagacATGAGTTAGCAGTGTCTCTTTTGAACTACATTCTGAATTTAACACTACATGGGCAGAGGCCATGttatgttcttgttttgtttttttaagacagggtttctctatgtggccctggctgtccgggaactcactctgtagaccaggctggccttgaactcccagagatctgcctgcctctgcctcacaagtgctaggattaaagactgCACCACAGTGCCTGGCAGACAAGTCAGTTCTATCACAGATTTACAACGTGTCCTTTGAGGCAGTAAAGAGACTGACGTGTCTGGTTTGAAACCACAGCTGCCACACACTAGCTCTATGACCTGGGGGAGGTCACTTGGCTTCCCTGAGACCCGGCTGCCTTTGAAGTAACAGGCCCAGATGGCCATGATGGCGCGTTCATCAGGAGGTTTTAATGAGAAGTCACCAGGAAAGGCCTGGTCCCAGGTGGAGAACTTGCCATGCATTGGCTTGCTATAAGCCTGGAGGTGAGCACTCACCTGCCACGTGCTGAGTccctggaagaagaagaagagcgcAAAGCCCCAGACCACGGAGGTGCAGATGATGCAGAGCAGGGGGATAAGCTTGATTCTCTCTCCACTGCGGAGCTAGGGAAGCACGCGGCTGTCAGCAAGGCCACTGCCCACCTTCGTGTTCTTACTGGGCCCCTCCCAGATTTACAGGGCTCAACCACTGAACCCAACCAATTCTCATGCCGGCAGCCTTATGTCTTCACCCACTATCCACCCTAAGCTAGGTGTCCATATACCCAGATCCCTGAGCCAAGAAAGTCAACAATGTGAACACTTCTTCACATTGTACAATGTAGAAGCCATTGGGAGGACCAGTCCTCAGGTCTGGTCTATCACAGGTCCCGTGGACTCAGGCTGGGACGTGGTTTGGTGACAGAGTACCTGTTTAGCAGGTGGCTCCGAAGGGTACATACAAGAGACTCAAGCCACCCCCAAACCTCATTGTCATAGACCCATGGACAGAAAGGCTCCCGTCCTCTCGGTGCCCCACTCTGTCCATGACTGAAGCAGTTCAGCCCCCTCCCACTCACCTTCATAATGATGTAGAAGGCGAAATAAAGCAGCAGGTTGCAGATGCCAATTGCCAGCAAGTAGGAGGCAAAATCATTGGGGCGCATGATGAGTCCATATGCAGCCCTGAAAGAGGGAGTGtgtctgggggaggagggaggccctCACCTCTGCCCACACCCTACCAGGCCTCATCATTATATTGGACTGTTTTCAAAGGCCtacagaaggttctagaagccCAGGAGCTAACACCTCTTTCTTTAGCCCCCATTCTTTATGTTCAATGCTCCAAAATCGTCTATAGCCCCCTAAATCAGCTAGTGGCTAAGGCCCCAGCTGACTCCATAGCCAATGGCCACACTCACAGAGACCAGTTGATAATGTTGCCCATGACCAGAAGTACCATGCGGTCctggagggaagcagagacacagggactgagagggggaagagagacagggagagaagtgGCAGAAGGCTCAAGTCAGCCTGTCCCCACGCTACCCTAGGTACTCTGACACACCTTGATCCACCCCACAGGGAGGAGGGAGTCAAAGGAGGAAGGGGTCAGGGAGCGGAGCAGGTACCGTATAAAGGGGCCCGCTGCACTGCCGGATGCAGTCTGTATAAACCACATGGAGGATGCGGCGGAAGATTCCAGAGTCTGCAATGAGAAGGCATGGCACTCAGCATGGTGGAGAGCAGGCAGGGACTTCAGAGGGCATAGCACAGCAATGTCCAGGAGCACTCTGGATTCCCTACCCAGTGACTCCTCCagccaaagaagagaaatgaaaggtCCCTTGAGTGTCCAGGTACCCAAGGTCCCCGCACCCTCAGCCACCCTGCCCTGAGCATGCTCTCACCCAGCTTCCAGCGGCCCATGTAATAGAGCTGTGTGCTGAGGAGCAGGGTGGAAATGATATGGATGACTGAGAAGACGATCCAGAAGGCCGTGTTCCCTTTGCCAAAAACCTGTGGGGGAGCCCCCAATGTGGGGTGACGGGATGGTGAGGGCAGCTGTTCCCATGCCCCCCCATACTGGATCCTTACTAGGGCAGGCTGTTTGGTTAGGCTGTGATTATATAGAGGGACCCAGGACGGCCCCTTAGGGAAGAAGCAGGACCTCTCCTGCAGTGGAGGACAGGGCgagtgtatcacatgtgtgcgcatgtgcctTTCCTATGGGGTATAGGGAGCTGACCAGGCCCTCACCACGCCCAGAACGGAGAAGAAGATGACGATGGCCAAGCAGGCATATGCACTGTAGGCGCTGGCGTTGATATCTGGGTGCCGCTTCTGGTAGAGCTTCAGCATGCAGAGGCCAGCAATCATGTACATGAATGAGGTGTCTGGGTGGGAATAGGGCATGAGCTAAAGAGACACCCACTGGGACTCCACACAGAAAACCCAGCCCGGACCTTGGAATGCCATGCGCAAGTTGGAGGGTCAGCACTTCGGCCCGTTCTTAACCGCCCCTGAATCCTGAGGATTTTGTCAGAGTTTTTGTAGGAATGAATGGAGAAGAAGCAGGGCAGATAGccatcttctcttttttctttttttttttttcaagacgggtttctctgtgtagctctgactgtcctgggaactcactctgtagaccaggctggccttgaactcatagagatctgggattaaacgtgtgcattaccaccacctggtttagctggccatctttttctttttctttttttctttctttttttttttttttttcccaagacagggtttctcttgtagctttggagtctgtcctggaactggtttcaaactcacagagatccgcctgtctctgcctcccaagtgctgggattaaaggtgtgtgccaccaccgtccggctagCTGGCCATCTTCTAATATGCGAAGCTGCACTCAGAAGCCAGCCTCCGAGTTTCGTACCAGCTCCCTGGGATGGTAGAGGTTCAGCAGACAAGAGGCAGCACTCACCAAACTGGAAGTTGGTGTAGTTGGGGCAGACATGGTAACAGGCACTCAGCAGTCCCTCCATCATCAGTGCTGTGCCCATGGCATAGAATAGACCGAAGTGTTTGGGGATCCCACACTCCTgcggggagaaagagaaggaagggaagtaaaagtgaggtgggaagagaagggTCCTGAGAGGAGACccaaggagaggggaagaggaaaaggaatgggCTATGTGGTGAGTGGGTAGCAGGGTGGGTTGTGCAAGACAAAGCACACAGGGCAGGGCAGAACAAAGTAGGGCAGGTAAAACAGCTGAACAGGGAAGAGGTAGGAAGGGCAGGGCAAGAGCGGGTAGGATAGAGCAGAAGGCAAGGGAGAGTAGGGGGAATTGTGGGCAGGGCAGAACCCAGCAGGACAAGGCAGGACAAGGCAGGGAGGATCTGGGCAAGGCAGGGAAAGAACCTGGGCAGACTAAATCAGAACTGGACAGATCTGGGCTGAGAAGGGCAGGACAGGGAGGACCTGGACAGGGAAAGGCAGGGCAAGACAGGGCAGGGAGGACCTGGGCAAATCAGGGCAGACTTGGGCAAGGTAGAACAGAACAGGGTATGGCAGGGTCAGATTAGATAGAGCAGAGTTGGACAAGGCAAGGTCAGTTTGCTAGGAGGAGGCCTTGGTGGGCAGTGGCTGGCTTACCAGAGCATAGAGGTCATTTCGCATCAGGGCCCGGTTGTGATTGATCTCTCGCTGCAGAATGATGAGCAGGAAGAGCAGTCCCAGCAGGATGTACCCCAGGTTGCTGAGGATGTTGTTAAAGGCGCTAGAAGGGACAAGATAGGCATTAAGCTTACATTCAGGCCCTCAcgcccttccctttcttctgcccAGCAGGCTGTACAAAGCTGCTCACTGCTACCTACCCTACCCACCCCTGGGCCAGCATAACCCCCACCTGAGGTTGCCCAGTGGGTGGGCACAGAGGAAGTTGTAGTAGCAGATGTCCTGGTTCCCTGTGACATTCACCACCTGTGAGGGGTGGGGGCACAAAGCTATTAACATGTCTGACTCAGCAAGGAGCCCGTACCACACTCCCTGGGTCCAACTGGCAAAACAAGAGCAGTACCAGCATGGCTGACGTGTGTCCGCAGTACCCAGCTGGTACTCCTGTGCAGTGTGTGTTTTAGGTGGTGCAGATGCCTGCCATTGTCCTTTTTATATATGTGACTGAAAACCCCTTAAGTTATTGCCtcacagaaagggagagggaagggaagttagATTTACAAAGTCCTGTGACCTCTATTTTCTAGACCCGCCCCCAATCTACAGATGAAGGAGCTGATGCTCAGAAACCAGAGCCTCGAGTTGGGATCTGAAAGCTGGTCCCTGGACCTATGTGCACTGCAGTCTCTCTCTGCATGCAGTGGTGCTGCAGGGGAGTCAGTCACACGCAGTCGCTCCAACCCTCCCGTCTCACCGTCTGGTAGGTGATCACCAGCTGCACCACAGGAAGGGCGTAGAAGACCGCAATGGTGGCTATGTTCCTGAGGGGCGGGAGGGCCGTGGTAAGGTGGGCAGGACCCTAGGAGCTGCCCCGTAGTAACAGGAGTCCCTGTCTGTGTAGCCCACTCACCAGAAGTAAATCTGGTACTTTTTCCGCAAAACACGTTTGTCCTTTCGTGCCAGATCAGCCACACAGAGATATTGCTGAGGAGAAGCAGGAGTGAGTCTCACTTACCCAGGGCCTGGGAGAACCCCTGCCACCCGGGTGAGGAGGTCAGTGGGCAGGGTTCTGGGACTCCCCACTTCTGTGGCTAATTAGACCAAGAGGGCTTGCCCAATTGGTCTGGAAGGGGTTGGAGGTCAGGCTGATTTCTCCTGGAATCGATCCTCCCTGTCCCAGCtcagctctttctttctgcttccctaaCATGCCACAGAGATATGCCGGGTGGGGCCTCAACACAAAGTCCCTTCCTTCAGAAACCCCTGACCAGAGCCAGGCCATCCGTGTGTCACACCTTGGTGCGAATGACATTTTTGTCGGAATCAATGTCAGTCAGTGTGTCATAGTCATCCTCTTCCACAGAGCTCATCGAGTCCAATCGTGGCCGAGTACCCACTGGGTCAAAGGAGCGGTCTAGGAATGCCAAAGAAAAAGGACTTGGGCCAAGAGGACCAGACACTGGGTCTGCCCCCACCCATCAGAAGCAACTGTCAAAATTATTCAACAGTGGGGAAGAAGTGAATTGTGGGCCAGGGTTCACAGCAGTAGGGCAGGTGGCTCGGGTGCTGGGAGGAGATGGACTCCTAAGTCAGCGGAAACCAGTGGGGAGTCCTGCCAGAAGCCATTGAATGGCAATGACTCCAGCCCTGCTCCACTCCTGGCTCTGGTCCCTGAGCTGGGGCTCTCCAGGCCACGACACTGAGTGGACCCCAGACACAAGTAACAAGATTGCACTTGGCCAATCATGCAGATTAGAAGATGCCCAGTCCTGTTGGGTTCTGAGAAGACATGCCATGGCCACCCTTGAGTTAAAGCCCCGGTACACAGGCAAGGGCTTGAGAAAGGGCACTCATCCTCGGTCTTCATCTCCTCCTGGTACCTCACCTAGCCAAAGCCCCTAAAGGCCAGAAGGTGACACCCAGACCCAGGAACCCTTGGCCAGCAAGCCAGGGAGGGAGGACACTGGCAAGAGGACAGTGAACTAGGATGTCTGACTGGCGGCCAGTGCCTGTCTATCTCAGAAGACACATGGGCTGGCACTGGTGGCACCTGATAGGGAAGCCATGCACTAAGCATCTTTCTGGCCCCAGAGATGGCCAGCTCCAGTGGCTGACCATCCAGGCAGGAATTGATTGGCAGGGCAGCCCTACCCCCTCCCCACATCTACCCATGGCAATGCACAGCTGCCGCATCTGGCCAGAGGGAAGGCGCCGCTTGAACTGGTCGTGCCCTTCAAAGGAAAGGTAAAGTTACAGGGGGAACTGAGGCCCggtaggaaagagaggaaggagggggcagAAGAGCAGCCCTTCCCTGGTTCCAGCATCTGGCAGAGAGGCAGCCGCCCACCAGAAGTTTCACCTAGTCAACAGCAGCCCTGTAGCACACAGCCCACTGCCAGGCCCACTCACCCTGGTAACTGTAAGAGAGGTCCCCTGAGCCTGTGCTTTCAACCAGTCCGTCAGTAGATCCGGAGCCATTGTCTGCAGGCAGGAAAAAGTGGTGAGCAGGTGCGAGTGACCTCAGAATGAGCCTCTAGATCTGTTCCTAGAGAGCCCTGAGCAGCTGGAAGGGCATGGCCAACAGGGGgtggcagcagaagcagctgtgGCTGGGCGCTGGCAAATAGTCCTGACTTTGACACGTACCGAAGGAACCGTAGTTATAACCCTCGTAAGGGGCGCTGCCAGGAAACGAATCGGCCAAGACCCGAGGATGACCTGCAATGAGAAGTCAAGGTCCTCTTAGGCCTGTGAGCAAGTGGAAGCCAAAAgccagaggaaaagagaagggagaagctggAAAAGACAGTCGCAGAGAAGCCATGCCAGcagtaaaagaaaacacagaccccAAAACCTACCTCACTCGACAACAACGTCACTCCAAGAAAACATGCCACCCTATATCCTACAAGTGGGACAAGCTGGGCATGGTcgctcatgcctgtaatcactgCACTAGCCTAGCTAAGACAGCAAGAGGGCTACATGTTTGAGACGAGCTTGGACTACAGAGTCAGTTTCAGGGTACCCTGGGCTATAAATGAGATCTTCtctaaaaaaaacttttaatcatGCCTGTAATCACTGCACTAGCCTAGCTAAGACAGCAAGAGGGCTACATGTTTGAGACGAGCTTGGACTACAGAGTCAGTTTCAGGGTACCCTGGGCTATAAATGAGATCTTCtctaaaaaaaacttttaatcaaaaaaaaaaaaaaaaagagagagaggatggtCAAGGAAACAACATATCTCAGTGCCAAGGAAAATGCATCTGGTGCCGAGGCCCTCCCTAGACAGTCTGcatgcttttccttcctcccccagcaGCAGCTCCTCTGCCCACAGCACCCGGAGCTTACCAAGGAGAGAAGCTGAGAGAGAGGTCCAAGCAGGAGGGAGAagtgatgggagagagagaaagagaatggaaagtTAACAACCTGAGACTGAGCTGAGTGGTACTGCCTGAGGCAGGCTGGCGGTGTAGCTAGACCACAGGAAAGTTTCCAGGATATCTACGGAGGGGTAAGCCAAGACCCCAGCCTGTTTCCACTTGTGAAATGTTACTTCTAGGCTGAATATGTATGAAGAAGCTACCaatctgcctttcccttccccatctctgcttcccatcttccCACAGCAGATCCACCCATCGCCATTCCCTGGAGATACCACTTTCTGGGCAGGCTCGGTCTATGGCCACCAGCAGCGTCTTCTTCCTTTGCCTGCAGGAATTCAGAGGACAATTTAGGCAGGATAAGGCCCTAACCTAGGCTAGGCTAACCGTCCTTCTATCCTCTCTATCCATTTAACTCCTGAATCTTGGGTTTCTCCCATACCAAGGAATAATAGGGTGTCCccagcttgggaaggaatgaTGGGATGAGCCTGTTTACAAACAAATGGTCCACGGACCACAGATCCCAACAAGTACCCGTCTTGCTCACCCATGAAGACAATTAACTATAAGCTCACCATGGACCAATTGGGATCCCACCACATTCTCTCTTCCGTGCCCCCTGCCCAACTGCTCCAGAGAAGGGGACAGCCGAGGAGTTCCACCTCACCTCCAGTTCTCCCAACAGGCCAGGAGCACGGTCAgcaggtagaaggaaagaaatatgcCCAGGCAAAAGAGCATCCCACCAACATAGGCCTCAGCTTtggggaaggaaacaggaaggtGAGGAGTGAGAACACAGCAATCCTTCCCATGCTGCCTCTGGATGCCCAGGGACCACTAGGATTTGGCTCCTCCTCCCCTGAAGGCAATGCCCAGTCAGTACCAATGCCTGGCTATTGCTCCAAACTCCAAACTCTCGCCTGAGCCCACCTGTTCATGTGGTTTCCTAGAATTGTCTCTCCTACTTCTAGAAAACTCCATGTTGACCTAACCTTCAAACCACAGCTCAGAGAGGGTACCCTCTAGGTGGCCTCCTGTGTTGTACATTATTCCCACAGTGACCTGCCCTTTtttcatcccagccctcaggaccTTCCAGCGCCCCTTCCCCACACCCCCGTCCCCACCTAAGGGCTTCCTAAGAGCTGTACTCCTAGCATACACGGGGGCTCAATAAGTACTGAGTAAATAAGTCACAGAGTAAATAAGTCACAGGAGAGGTGGCTCTTCCTTCCAGCACAAGCCTTTATCTTGCTCTTACTTAGTGTGTATAACAGGTTTATAACTGCTTGTTTAAGATGCAtcttttaagccgggcggtggtggcgcacgcctttaatcccagcactcgggaggcagaggcaggcggatctctgtgagttcgagaccagcctggtctacaagagctagttccaggacaggctccaaagccacagagaaaccctgtctcgaaaaaacaaaaaaaaaaaacaaaaaaaaaaagatgcatcttttatttatgcatgagtactttgcttgcatgtatgtatatgcaccatcacatgggtgtctgtggaggccaaaacagtgcatcagatcccctgaactagagctacagatggttcggagctgccatgtgagtgttaTGATTAgtacttgggtcctctggaaaggcagccagtgctcttgatagctgagccatttctccagccccagttgtttttattgctgtctattttgtttttgtttttttttccgaCAAGGTCTCATGTtcaaactggctttgaattcataacCAAGGATGAGTTTGAGCTATTGATCTTCCTGtgtctacctcctaagtgctgggactaaagaggGGTGTGCTACTGTGCCACGCTCCTTTTTTGATGTTATATTCTCTAGTTTAGAAAGGACACCCCCAATTTAATAACTCAATATACACTGCTGAGCAGTGACTAGGGGCCCAATACTCTAATTCCGGGTTAAACCTCACAACTGAATATATCTGATGggacagatttcttttctttttcttttttatttcttctccccccaccccccagacagggtttctctgtgtagatttggagcctgtcctagaccaggctggccttgaactcagagatttgcctattgcctggctctgcctcccaagtgctgggattaaaggtgtgtaccaccaccacccagctcagattGTACTATTTttgtcacagagacagaggacagagattCCACTGTTAAGTGGCAGGGAATGAATGAGAACTTGCTCTTCAGTTTGGCCACGGACCCTGTCCCATATGACCCTGGGATCAACCGGTGGAAGTCTGCTCAGAACACTCCTTTCTGACCCAGCGCCTGCTGGGTAGGAGGGTCCTCGCCACCCTTCCCATTCAAGGAACGCTTGCTTTCCTGGGCCTGAGATGAAGAGGCAGGGAGGTCTGTCCATCTTTCTCAGGTGCCCACACTTACATGTGACAGCTTGAGAAACCAGTACTGACAGGGTTTTCTGACGATGCCCTTGATCCACCGGATCATCTGGAAGTAAAATATCAAAGTGGAAAAGAAATGGCTGACTGGAACTTAGCTAGGGTTGATGGAACCTGGCCTCAGAGAGTCTAGGGCTTCAAACTCATATCCCACCAGATCCACCAACAGCCACGGAGACTCCTCTGTTTCCTGGGAAGTCACTGAGCCTGACCCACCCCTAACGGGTGCATGAAACATACCTTCCACAAAGGGGTAGAAGGGCAGGGACCCTCCGCAGGCCTGGTCCTCTGTcttcaccaccactaccacataAAAGCTGTTGCTGGGGAAGTCTTTACGCTGGAGGAGGAGGACGTAGACAGTcatgaccatcatcatcaccaccactctTTTCTGAGTAGGAACTCTGGACCAGATGCTCTAAGTTCTTcctgtatataattttacaaacatCTCCCTCCCTCACATTTCTGTGATGATGAGGGTCTAATACATGGCCTCTCAAATGGCAGGCAGATGCTTGACCACCGAGCCACACCCACAGGAGAAGTGTTGCCATTATCTTTGTGAAGTCAGGGCTGGATCCCAAACTGTACCCACACTCCAATCAGGTGAACAAGTGAATGAGCATGTGACCCACACAGGATGTCTGGGGAACCAGCCAGAAGACAGGGCTCCACTCATATATATCAGAGAACCAAAATCACAGGAACGGAATATGGGGATGGTGAAGAATCCAGCAAcagtaaaaggtttctgaatgtGTGACGATGAAAAATTACTCAGTCGAAGGCACACTGCACCCAAGGTGCTTCTAAAAGCACTCACCCTGTATCGGGTGACGTCACCTCAGCCTTGGTTCTAAACACACAAGTGCACTTTGTACCATGCATGCCATCACACCACAGGAAGCCAAGGAACACTGTCTGAAAACCAGCGTGGATGATGGACTATTGCATGCTCTGAACTGCCGTGTGTTTACTGCACACACCAAGTTTTCTGCTCTCGTAGAAACACGATGGTTTAGTaacagaaaagacagcatctaAGTATTTTCCTGCCCTCGTATCTCAAGCATGTGAGGACAGTCTGCACATCTTGGGGTTGGACTGTGTCAGGTAGGATGTTTGGTTTAAAAAACTGTTTTGCGTGGCTAACAGACTCAATGAGTTTTGATTTGGGATTAGGATAAGATTTTCaacaatttctcttttaaaactagggaacgcttcacgaatttgcatGTTATCTTTtcacaggggccatgctaattACTGTACCATTCCAATTTTActtctttctaatttattttattttatgtgcattgagggtgtcagatctcctggaactggagtttacaggcagttgtgagctgccatgtgggttctgggaattgaacctgggttctcttggaagagcagccagtgctcttaaccactgagtaatctctccagccccctttccaaTTTTAGGATATGTGTTGTTAAAGCAAGAATGCAACAATTTCTAAAACGGCCCTGAATACACTTCTGCCACTTTGTACTCCTCATTTATGCAGAGTGGCACCCTCAGCACTGACAGTGACAGGCAGGAGTGAGCTTCTGAGTGAGCCTCTGCGCTCTTCTGGAGCAGAATAAGAGCCAGTGACATAGCTCAGTGGAGAAGTTTCTCAAGCACAAAGATCACAGTGAAAAGTTTAAGAAGCCCTCGTGTAAGGCAGGAAAGGGTAGAAAGACAAGTGCAGGGTGTGGGAAGCCTTCAGTTCATCAGCCAGTCCCATCTCTCAGGTCATGGACAATCCTACCTGCACAGTGATGGCTGCCTTCTTAGTCATAGTCTGGTACATGCCAATGAAGGCCACGTTGTTGTCTAGATCATAGACAGGGCactacagaggaaggaaagaagaggcagatgGACACGGAACTGGGCCCTGTCCCCTTTTTCTAATGTCCCAACTACTTTCTGgtgaagaataaaataagaacaacttACCAGGACATCCTGGATGGAGACGACTGAGCAGGGGAAGGCCTTCTTGGAAGTCACCTTGACAATTACAGAATCTACACCATCAGGAAACTCGTATTTAAAGTACTGAGAACATAGGAAGGGGAGGATGCTGTCTCAGGAGGGTGCTCTCCCTGCCCCTCTAAGAAGTCTCCTACAAAGGAGGTGCCAGACTCTTCTTGGTTCAGGCAATGAAGCTACCTAGAGAGAAGAGCCTTGACCATGAGTAGCCCACTTCTGCATGACCCTGAGCACCAATCTCCTGCAACCTCAGCTGGGCACACAGGACAGTGCACAAGGGTAGAATGGGGAAGACAGCGTCTAGACCCTGTCACTGCACTGT
This genomic interval carries:
- the Sidt2 gene encoding SID1 transmembrane family member 2 isoform X1, whose translation is MFARSLPLCLLLVVAVESHLGALGPKNVSQKDAEFERTYADDVNSELVNIYTFNHTVTRNRTEGVRVSVNVLNKQKEAPLLFVVRQKEAVVSFQVPLILRGLYQRKYLYQKVERTLCQPPTKNESEVQFFYVDVSTLSPVNTTYQLRVNRVDNFVLRTGEPFTFNTTAAQPQYFKYEFPDGVDSVIVKVTSKKAFPCSVVSIQDVLCPVYDLDNNVAFIGMYQTMTKKAAITVQRKDFPSNSFYVVVVVKTEDQACGGSLPFYPFVEDDPVDQGHRQKTLSVLVSQAVTSEAYVGGMLFCLGIFLSFYLLTVLLACWENWRQRKKTLLVAIDRACPESGHPRVLADSFPGSAPYEGYNYGSFDNGSGSTDGLVESTGSGDLSYSYQGHDQFKRRLPSGQMRQLCIAMDRSFDPVGTRPRLDSMSSVEEDDYDTLTDIDSDKNVIRTKQYLCVADLARKDKRVLRKKYQIYFWNIATIAVFYALPVVQLVITYQTVVNVTGNQDICYYNFLCAHPLGNLSAFNNILSNLGYILLGLLFLLIILQREINHNRALMRNDLYALECGIPKHFGLFYAMGTALMMEGLLSACYHVCPNYTNFQFDTSFMYMIAGLCMLKLYQKRHPDINASAYSAYACLAIVIFFSVLGVVFGKGNTAFWIVFSVIHIISTLLLSTQLYYMGRWKLDSGIFRRILHVVYTDCIRQCSGPLYTDRMVLLVMGNIINWSLAAYGLIMRPNDFASYLLAIGICNLLLYFAFYIIMKLRSGERIKLIPLLCIICTSVVWGFALFFFFQGLSTWQKTPAESREHNRDCILLDFFDDHDIWHFLSSIAMFGSFLVLLTLDDDLDTVQRDKIYVF
- the Sidt2 gene encoding SID1 transmembrane family member 2 isoform X2; this encodes MFARSLPLCLLLVVAVESHLGALGPKNVSQKDAEFERTYADDVNSELVNIYTFNHTVTRNRTEGVRVSVNVLNKQKEAPLLFVVRQKEAVVSFQVPLILRGLYQRKYLYQKVERTLCQPPTKNESEVQFFYVDVSTLSPVNTTYQLRVNRVDNFVLRTGEPFTFNTTAAQPQYFKYEFPDGVDSVIVKVTSKKAFPCSVVSIQDVLCPVYDLDNNVAFIGMYQTMTKKAAITVQRKDFPSNSFYVVVVVKTEDQACGGSLPFYPFVEDDPVDQGHRQKTLSVLVSQAVTSEAYVGGMLFCLGIFLSFYLLTVLLACWENWRQRKKTLLVAIDRACPESGHPRVLADSFPGSAPYEGYNYGSFDNGSGSTDGLVESTGSGDLSYSYQDRSFDPVGTRPRLDSMSSVEEDDYDTLTDIDSDKNVIRTKQYLCVADLARKDKRVLRKKYQIYFWNIATIAVFYALPVVQLVITYQTVVNVTGNQDICYYNFLCAHPLGNLSAFNNILSNLGYILLGLLFLLIILQREINHNRALMRNDLYALECGIPKHFGLFYAMGTALMMEGLLSACYHVCPNYTNFQFDTSFMYMIAGLCMLKLYQKRHPDINASAYSAYACLAIVIFFSVLGVVFGKGNTAFWIVFSVIHIISTLLLSTQLYYMGRWKLDSGIFRRILHVVYTDCIRQCSGPLYTDRMVLLVMGNIINWSLAAYGLIMRPNDFASYLLAIGICNLLLYFAFYIIMKLRSGERIKLIPLLCIICTSVVWGFALFFFFQGLSTWQKTPAESREHNRDCILLDFFDDHDIWHFLSSIAMFGSFLVLLTLDDDLDTVQRDKIYVF